The following proteins are encoded in a genomic region of Methanoculleus bourgensis MS2:
- a CDS encoding type II toxin-antitoxin system PemK/MazF family toxin — MRRSRGDIWFVDLTDARGHEQSGMRPAVVLAVAYGGMTIVVPLTTTPAAFGFPHTHSIEKSSENGLSSDSAALVFQIVALSQDRFVRKIGRCPGGDMEAISVLLKDLLSLE; from the coding sequence ATGCGCCGGAGCAGGGGCGATATCTGGTTCGTCGACCTCACCGACGCACGAGGGCACGAACAGAGCGGGATGCGGCCTGCTGTGGTGCTCGCCGTCGCCTACGGAGGCATGACGATCGTGGTCCCGCTCACGACGACCCCGGCGGCGTTCGGATTCCCGCATACCCACAGCATCGAGAAGAGTTCGGAGAATGGACTCTCCTCTGACAGTGCGGCGCTGGTCTTCCAGATTGTTGCGCTCTCACAAGACCGTTTCGTCCGAAAGATCGGGCGATGCCCGGGCGGGGACATGGAAGCGATCAGCGTTCTCTTAAAAGACCTCCTGTCACTGGAATAG
- a CDS encoding IS5/IS1182 family transposase, producing the protein MVFREIDDDLWAIVQSHLPSTKPHVGRPRCDPRRLFNGILYVLSTGCTWADVPAKYGTKSTVHRYHLELCEMGAYQAIFLDLLRSGYEIRRVTPSHSATGTGPAQAKRNVSPMKIVIKR; encoded by the coding sequence ATGGTATTCCGGGAAATTGATGATGACCTCTGGGCGATCGTCCAGAGCCATCTCCCTTCAACGAAGCCGCACGTCGGCCGACCCCGGTGTGACCCCCGCAGGTTGTTCAACGGTATCCTGTACGTCCTCTCCACTGGGTGCACCTGGGCGGATGTCCCGGCGAAGTACGGTACGAAATCGACGGTGCACCGCTACCACCTTGAGTTATGTGAGATGGGCGCATACCAGGCGATCTTTCTCGACCTCCTCCGGTCAGGTTATGAGATCCGGAGAGTCACTCCCTCGCACAGTGCGACTGGTACCGGGCCAGCCCAGGCGAAGCGAAATGTCTCACCGATGAAGATTGTTATAAAAAGGTGA
- a CDS encoding SRPBCC family protein translates to MVEMKITAEPGRSTIIATGVFDAPRQIVWEACTDPELVSQWWGPKSFKTTVEKMDARPGGLWRIVQRDAEGNEYAFRGFFHEVTQPKRLIYTFEYEAMPGHVLLETDTFEDLEDRTRMTTHLAFQTVEDRDAMLQSGMKEEMVEIMDLLEELVESRASQKRAAPAR, encoded by the coding sequence ATGGTAGAGATGAAAATTACCGCTGAACCGGGAAGATCGACGATCATCGCCACGGGTGTCTTTGATGCGCCGCGCCAGATCGTATGGGAGGCGTGCACGGACCCGGAGCTGGTATCACAGTGGTGGGGGCCAAAGAGCTTCAAGACTACGGTCGAGAAGATGGACGCGAGACCGGGCGGTCTGTGGCGCATCGTCCAGCGTGACGCCGAGGGCAACGAGTATGCATTTCGTGGCTTTTTCCACGAGGTTACGCAGCCCAAGCGGCTTATCTACACCTTCGAGTACGAAGCCATGCCGGGCCATGTCCTGCTTGAGACGGATACGTTCGAGGACCTCGAAGACAGGACGAGGATGACGACCCATCTGGCCTTCCAGACAGTCGAGGACCGCGATGCGATGCTCCAGTCAGGGATGAAGGAAGAGATGGTCGAGATTATGGACCTTCTCGAGGAACTTGTGGAGAGCCGGGCATCACAGAAGCGTGCGGCACCGGCACGGTAG
- a CDS encoding lamin tail domain-containing protein, with translation MSRTSAVSLTGWRISDEGTKHTYTFPSFTLAPGATVTLHTGDGTNSATDLYWGSKRPIWNNDGDTASLYDHNGRLVDSLERQGWAWWATDGYTAPLGPGRGGLHRTGSTGSRMRSSVNR, from the coding sequence CTGTCAAGAACATCGGCGGTCTCCCTGACCGGTTGGCGGATCTCTGACGAAGGCACCAAGCATACCTACACCTTCCCGTCATTTACGCTTGCACCGGGAGCGACGGTGACCCTGCATACCGGGGACGGGACGAACTCGGCGACCGACCTCTACTGGGGGAGCAAAAGGCCCATCTGGAACAATGACGGGGATACTGCCTCACTCTACGATCACAATGGTAGACTGGTGGATTCCCTGGAGCGGCAGGGATGGGCGTGGTGGGCGACGGATGGGTACACCGCCCCTCTCGGCCCGGGACGAGGCGGCTTACATCGTACCGGTTCGACCGGGAGCCGCATGCGGAGCTCCGTAAACCGATAG
- a CDS encoding transcriptional regulator, whose translation MPDDLITVVEESEDVDSTIISRVRLEILWALSELGEDGATARHLKAGLNLSDGVLYANLKKLVGLGYLRSEKVTLEGKELELYAITREGLLAWQRVRSWLCKLLGCGGELCER comes from the coding sequence ATGCCTGATGATCTTATAACAGTCGTGGAAGAATCCGAGGACGTGGACAGCACCATCATCTCCCGGGTGCGCCTGGAGATACTCTGGGCGCTCTCCGAACTCGGGGAAGACGGAGCCACCGCCCGGCACCTCAAAGCCGGGCTGAACCTGAGCGACGGCGTGCTCTATGCAAACCTCAAGAAACTCGTCGGGCTGGGGTATCTCCGCTCCGAGAAGGTGACGCTCGAGGGGAAGGAGCTCGAACTCTACGCCATCACCCGGGAAGGGCTTCTCGCATGGCAGCGTGTCCGGAGCTGGCTCTGCAAACTTCTGGGTTGCGGGGGTGAACTCTGTGAACGATAG
- a CDS encoding type I restriction endonuclease subunit R, which translates to MDLNELRTRKEKIDVYLAEQGWDVTDRASVILEVDTRQSDFLAYSYKTVAETLKNDLESKYVDYLLLDSLGAPLAIIEAKRTSKDPLIGQKQAEQYADDIKWQTGKDVFIFLSNGYEIWFWDRERYPLRQLKGFYAQKDLERLRFQNARIDPERLIEVNTRIVDRPKSIENVKRVLEHLYKGHRKALIVMATGTGKTRVAMAIIDALLRENRAQRVLFLTDRKALRDQAWNKGFLEFFPHEAKDKILHGRFNQEKRLYVSTIQTFQEIYTQKDGHGQYLISPGEFDLIISDEAHRSIYNKWRDVFTYLDAVQIGLTATPAELVDRDTFRFFQCDGAMPTALYSYDEAVRDGVLVDFRKSILGAQTHFQIEGIRPSDLTESERDRLIEQGIDPDDIDFEGTELEKKVAVKGTSEAIVREFMENGLMDQAGTLPAKSIFFAISKKHARRLHEAFDDLYPEYKGRLARIIVSDDPRADALIHDFEHESFPRVAISVDMLDTGIDVPEVCNLVFAKPVFSKIKFWQMLGRGTRSDSACKHREWLPDGHKEYFKVFDFWNNFEYWNMNPEGVKNEPTEAITSRIFLLRLKQLERLREQDDEERLGLVRQRIEEDIRALPMDSVSVREHEQEIAKALSPNLWDNVGVDPLEYLKSTIMPLMRFQTGVNLNVASFTLKAERLGLAVLEGNEKEIERLAPEIGGMVDHLPRTLNVVREKEEQLDEVLSRAFWKGLSFEGAAGLIEDVAPLMRYMSKEAYEPIVIDMGDIIKERTFWTLAEEAPEYEVAFRETVERRVTDLADHSPAIQKILRDEPISEEDLRGLEEALSEAGVNVTDEMLQASPRHPHGTLIEFIRSLFGLYEAPDPRKKIEEAFRTYMIENNKRYSADQLHFIRTIQTVFMRKKHIVMDDLFLAPFTNFGSTAPVPMFDEDDLVAFIGICQGLERELFAVEA; encoded by the coding sequence ATGGACTTAAACGAATTACGGACGCGGAAAGAGAAGATAGACGTCTACCTTGCCGAGCAGGGCTGGGACGTCACCGACCGCGCTTCTGTAATCCTCGAAGTCGATACCAGACAGTCCGACTTTCTTGCATACTCCTACAAGACCGTAGCCGAGACACTGAAGAACGACCTGGAGAGCAAGTACGTCGACTACCTGCTCCTCGACAGTCTCGGCGCTCCGCTCGCCATCATCGAGGCCAAACGCACCTCAAAAGACCCGCTCATCGGGCAGAAGCAAGCGGAGCAGTATGCCGACGACATCAAGTGGCAGACTGGTAAGGACGTCTTCATCTTCCTCTCCAACGGCTACGAGATATGGTTCTGGGACCGGGAGCGCTATCCTCTTCGACAATTGAAGGGCTTCTACGCACAGAAAGACCTTGAGCGGCTCCGGTTCCAGAACGCGAGGATCGACCCTGAAAGACTGATCGAGGTCAACACCCGTATCGTCGATCGGCCCAAGAGCATCGAGAACGTCAAGCGGGTTCTTGAGCACCTCTATAAAGGTCACCGGAAGGCGCTGATCGTCATGGCGACCGGCACGGGGAAGACCCGCGTGGCGATGGCGATCATCGATGCCCTCCTGCGGGAGAACCGTGCACAGAGGGTGCTCTTTCTCACGGATCGGAAGGCTCTCCGCGACCAGGCGTGGAACAAGGGGTTCCTCGAGTTCTTTCCCCACGAGGCGAAGGACAAGATCCTGCACGGCAGGTTCAACCAGGAAAAACGGCTCTATGTCTCCACGATCCAGACGTTTCAGGAGATCTACACCCAGAAAGACGGGCACGGGCAGTACCTCATCTCTCCCGGAGAGTTCGACTTGATCATCTCCGATGAGGCGCACCGGAGTATCTACAACAAGTGGCGAGATGTCTTCACGTACCTGGACGCCGTGCAGATCGGGCTGACGGCGACCCCCGCCGAACTGGTCGACCGCGACACCTTCAGGTTCTTCCAGTGCGACGGAGCCATGCCGACCGCGCTCTACTCGTATGATGAGGCGGTGCGGGATGGCGTGCTGGTCGACTTCCGCAAGAGCATTCTTGGCGCACAGACGCACTTCCAGATCGAGGGCATCCGCCCCTCTGACCTGACGGAGAGCGAACGCGACCGGCTGATCGAGCAGGGGATCGACCCTGACGATATCGACTTCGAGGGGACGGAACTGGAGAAGAAGGTCGCCGTCAAGGGCACGTCTGAGGCGATAGTCCGGGAGTTCATGGAGAACGGCCTGATGGACCAGGCCGGGACGCTTCCGGCAAAATCGATCTTCTTTGCTATCTCGAAGAAGCACGCCCGACGGCTGCACGAGGCGTTCGACGACCTGTATCCCGAGTACAAAGGAAGGCTGGCGCGGATCATCGTCTCGGACGACCCCCGCGCCGACGCGCTCATCCACGACTTCGAGCACGAGTCTTTCCCCCGCGTGGCAATCTCGGTGGATATGCTCGATACCGGTATCGACGTGCCGGAGGTCTGCAATCTGGTCTTTGCAAAACCGGTCTTTTCGAAGATCAAGTTCTGGCAGATGCTCGGGCGCGGGACGCGGTCAGATTCGGCGTGTAAGCACCGGGAGTGGCTGCCAGACGGGCATAAAGAGTATTTCAAGGTCTTTGACTTCTGGAACAACTTCGAGTACTGGAACATGAACCCCGAGGGGGTGAAGAACGAGCCGACCGAGGCAATTACGAGCCGGATCTTCCTCCTGCGGCTGAAGCAGCTGGAGCGCCTTCGAGAGCAGGATGATGAGGAGCGACTCGGGCTTGTCCGGCAGCGGATCGAGGAGGATATCCGCGCCCTCCCGATGGACTCGGTGAGCGTCAGGGAACACGAGCAGGAGATCGCAAAGGCGCTCTCCCCGAACCTCTGGGATAATGTGGGCGTGGACCCCCTGGAGTACCTGAAGAGCACGATCATGCCCCTGATGCGTTTCCAGACCGGCGTGAACCTGAACGTGGCGTCCTTCACGCTCAAGGCGGAACGACTGGGGCTGGCGGTGCTGGAGGGAAACGAGAAGGAGATCGAGCGGCTGGCCCCGGAGATCGGGGGAATGGTCGACCACCTGCCCCGGACGCTCAACGTCGTGAGAGAGAAGGAGGAGCAGCTGGACGAGGTGCTCTCTCGTGCGTTCTGGAAGGGCCTCTCGTTTGAGGGCGCTGCCGGGCTCATCGAGGATGTCGCCCCGCTGATGCGGTACATGTCAAAGGAGGCGTATGAGCCGATTGTCATTGATATGGGGGACATCATCAAGGAGCGCACATTCTGGACGCTTGCCGAGGAGGCGCCCGAGTATGAGGTGGCGTTCCGGGAGACGGTCGAAAGGAGGGTCACGGACCTTGCCGACCACAGCCCGGCCATCCAGAAGATCCTCCGGGATGAGCCGATCAGCGAAGAGGACCTGCGCGGCCTCGAGGAGGCGCTCTCTGAGGCCGGGGTGAACGTCACCGATGAGATGCTGCAGGCCTCGCCGCGGCATCCGCATGGCACGCTGATTGAGTTTATCCGGTCCCTCTTCGGTCTCTACGAGGCGCCCGACCCGAGGAAGAAGATTGAGGAGGCGTTTCGGACCTACATGATCGAGAACAACAAGCGCTACTCCGCCGACCAACTCCACTTCATCCGGACGATTCAGACCGTTTTTATGCGGAAGAAGCACATAGTTATGGACGATCTCTTCCTTGCCCCGTTCACGAACTTCGGGAGCACGGCACCGGTGCCGATGTTCGATGAGGATGATCTCGTGGCGTTTATCGGGATCTGCCAGGGGCTGGAGCGGGAGTTGTTTGCGGTGGAGGCGTGA
- a CDS encoding YecA family protein, protein MTKTGRNDPCPCGSGKKYKKCCLRPEDDIAPVGVYRLPFGAVTDTYPGDLILKDIYKKSKEFRNFYDSEKGKLPSRLFWLKANPAIATSLSYCIGQKGKFARLTTKGKTDYLLILDNIPPKVEDIVTIAHELMHCIVFDESYPGVGVANTKDIPYEYQRANAVIAAKLTSMLHDILVDSRLLNYGFDYNDLLKAKYLGHIRSYKGESEASLDRINTLLTLFEFVLANLQGKMILGEDKTYFNQYCDDFKEIFPNIAKEGDILIDMIESIGYDTPEKVKALLQEIMEKYGLVEGFVLEQEMIT, encoded by the coding sequence ATGACAAAAACTGGAAGAAACGATCCATGCCCATGTGGGAGTGGTAAAAAATATAAAAAATGCTGCTTGCGTCCAGAAGATGACATAGCTCCAGTCGGTGTATACAGATTGCCCTTCGGTGCTGTCACTGACACGTATCCAGGAGATTTAATTCTGAAAGACATATATAAGAAATCAAAGGAATTTAGGAATTTTTATGACTCAGAAAAGGGTAAACTACCCAGTAGACTTTTTTGGCTGAAAGCGAATCCAGCAATTGCTACCTCATTATCATATTGTATAGGCCAAAAGGGAAAATTTGCACGATTAACTACTAAAGGAAAAACAGATTACTTACTAATCCTGGATAATATCCCTCCAAAAGTCGAAGATATAGTAACCATTGCCCATGAGTTGATGCACTGCATTGTTTTTGATGAGAGTTACCCTGGAGTAGGTGTAGCGAATACGAAAGACATTCCATATGAATATCAGCGAGCGAACGCAGTTATTGCAGCAAAACTTACCAGTATGCTTCATGATATTCTCGTTGACTCAAGACTACTGAATTACGGATTCGATTACAATGACCTCTTGAAAGCCAAATATTTAGGCCATATTAGGTCGTACAAAGGCGAGTCTGAAGCGTCATTAGATAGAATAAACACATTATTGACCTTATTTGAATTTGTTTTAGCCAATTTACAGGGGAAAATGATCCTCGGTGAGGATAAGACTTACTTCAATCAATATTGTGATGACTTCAAAGAAATTTTCCCGAATATTGCGAAAGAGGGAGACATACTCATCGATATGATTGAATCAATAGGTTACGACACGCCAGAGAAGGTGAAAGCATTATTGCAGGAAATAATGGAAAAATACGGACTTGTTGAAGGATTTGTCCTGGAGCAGGAAATGATAACATGA
- a CDS encoding restriction endonuclease subunit S, protein MRWKGLPETWESRALGEVADITMGQSPPGSSYNQISDGCPFLQGNAEFGVESPAPSYWTTEPRKMARKGSVLFSVRAPIGAVNIANTDYCIGRGLSSVSLHRGDNKYLYYLLRYLKPSIEQKGTGSTFKSITKTTLEDLVVPLPPLDTQRKIVAILDKAEATQRLRAEADALTQELQRSAFLEIFGNPVKNEKGWIKKPLREFGEIITGNTPPRERAEYYGNHIEWIKSDNINTPFTYLTRSEEMLSKQGADVGRIAPKGSVLITCIAGSISCIGNTAIADREVAFNQQINAIVPNKSVNPVFLYHLFRNSQGYIQKFSTHSMKGMISKGVLSSIPLILPPVEIQNSFASIAQQIEEIRNQQHESTYEVSSLLNALMSKAFIGELISN, encoded by the coding sequence GTGAGATGGAAAGGGTTACCTGAAACGTGGGAGTCAAGGGCACTTGGCGAGGTTGCTGATATAACAATGGGGCAGTCTCCTCCTGGCTCCTCATATAATCAGATAAGTGATGGATGCCCGTTTTTACAGGGTAACGCAGAATTTGGAGTCGAATCGCCTGCTCCGTCCTACTGGACTACAGAGCCACGAAAAATGGCACGAAAAGGGTCTGTCCTATTCTCGGTCAGAGCACCAATTGGTGCTGTAAATATTGCTAATACGGACTATTGCATAGGGAGAGGACTTTCCTCGGTTTCGTTACATCGTGGCGACAATAAATATCTTTACTACCTTCTACGGTACCTAAAACCGAGCATTGAACAAAAAGGGACAGGTTCTACCTTTAAATCTATAACAAAAACGACATTAGAAGATCTTGTTGTCCCTCTCCCCCCTCTCGACACCCAGCGCAAAATCGTCGCCATCCTCGATAAGGCAGAGGCAACGCAACGCCTGCGGGCAGAGGCGGATGCGCTGACTCAGGAGTTACAAAGAAGTGCCTTTTTAGAGATCTTTGGAAATCCTGTAAAGAATGAGAAGGGATGGATAAAAAAGCCCCTCCGTGAATTTGGTGAGATAATCACTGGGAATACTCCGCCGAGAGAGAGAGCAGAGTATTATGGCAACCATATAGAGTGGATTAAATCGGATAATATCAACACCCCCTTTACTTACTTAACGAGAAGCGAAGAAATGCTGTCAAAACAAGGAGCAGATGTTGGACGGATTGCGCCAAAGGGATCGGTGCTAATAACCTGTATTGCGGGCAGTATTTCCTGCATCGGTAACACTGCTATAGCAGATCGAGAGGTTGCATTCAATCAACAAATCAATGCTATCGTGCCAAATAAGAGTGTTAATCCGGTTTTTTTGTACCACTTATTCAGGAATTCGCAGGGGTATATCCAGAAATTTTCTACCCATTCGATGAAAGGTATGATCAGTAAAGGTGTCTTAAGCTCAATTCCACTTATTCTACCTCCAGTAGAGATACAAAATTCTTTCGCAAGTATCGCCCAACAAATTGAAGAAATTAGAAATCAGCAGCATGAATCCACATACGAGGTCTCGTCTCTCCTTAATGCGCTAATGAGCAAAGCCTTCATCGGAGAACTAATATCAAACTAA
- a CDS encoding PEGA domain-containing protein yields MKNGMTKICRIAGLFLLIAAISMIAQGIQPGSTGNVSSVDGWNPAFSMATQTGDNISNLQVVQVTNQTGEQVSPRISGNWIVWIGFENESDGGGLYLYDIANRSEKRILDCSPFWTFPEISDNWIGWVENQNNSVCVYDILNDTTVQVTSLHAMLLWMGRPSEYAIFDYMPTLSMSNNGVVWQDSLNGNMNIFYFNLSSWDEEQITTSPADQISPSTSGNLIVWLEKTKEGYENVFLHNLTSGERRRVTDYPAVREYPRVSGDHIVWAELRDTNYDICCYNISSGNTTWITNDSVNQIWPDISGDFIVWTDNRSGNIEIYVYDLSTQIETQIINDNAFPTPPQISANQIVWSDNCTGNSEIYLCTLENKSKTAPQIYTVQLNSIPQGADVYVNNVPWGRTPSTLSFDRPGSCHIKFVKKGFRPYMATLGISASMTYVVNLEQEVPAGPSAPHYDIAGIPPIDITVDSVPRGANVSIGGAHYGTTLITVADLPASDYPIEVTLEGYQPNSTTMKPSGLANVVNVTLNPEMNGMD; encoded by the coding sequence GTGAAGAACGGCATGACCAAAATTTGCCGCATTGCCGGATTGTTTCTCCTCATAGCGGCGATCTCCATGATCGCGCAGGGCATACAGCCCGGTTCCACTGGTAATGTCTCTTCAGTCGACGGCTGGAACCCCGCATTTTCAATGGCCACCCAGACCGGGGATAACATAAGCAACCTCCAGGTAGTGCAGGTAACTAACCAGACAGGAGAACAAGTGTCCCCGCGTATATCAGGTAACTGGATAGTATGGATAGGATTTGAAAATGAGAGTGACGGAGGCGGGCTGTATTTATACGACATTGCAAACAGGTCCGAGAAAAGAATCCTTGATTGTTCCCCCTTCTGGACATTTCCAGAGATATCCGACAACTGGATTGGCTGGGTTGAGAATCAAAACAACTCCGTCTGTGTATATGACATTCTTAATGACACAACCGTTCAGGTTACCAGCCTCCATGCCATGCTATTGTGGATGGGTCGTCCATCAGAGTATGCAATATTTGATTATATGCCGACGTTAAGCATGTCGAATAACGGAGTCGTCTGGCAGGACAGCCTGAACGGGAACATGAATATTTTCTACTTTAATCTCTCATCCTGGGATGAAGAGCAGATAACTACCTCCCCAGCTGATCAGATTTCCCCGTCAACCTCAGGCAACTTAATTGTCTGGCTAGAAAAAACCAAGGAAGGATACGAAAACGTCTTTCTCCACAATCTTACCTCAGGTGAGCGGAGACGGGTCACCGATTACCCTGCTGTTCGAGAATACCCGAGAGTATCAGGAGACCATATTGTATGGGCAGAATTGAGAGATACAAATTATGATATCTGCTGCTACAACATCTCATCTGGCAATACAACCTGGATCACAAATGACTCAGTAAATCAAATCTGGCCAGATATTTCCGGTGATTTTATTGTTTGGACTGATAACCGAAGTGGTAATATTGAGATCTATGTATATGATTTATCAACACAGATTGAAACACAGATCATAAACGACAACGCCTTCCCGACCCCCCCGCAGATATCTGCCAACCAGATCGTCTGGTCCGATAACTGCACCGGCAACTCTGAGATTTACTTATGCACGCTAGAAAATAAATCAAAAACCGCACCTCAAATTTATACAGTCCAGTTAAACTCCATCCCCCAGGGGGCTGATGTCTACGTAAACAACGTGCCATGGGGGCGTACACCATCGACGTTATCCTTCGATCGACCTGGCAGTTGTCATATCAAGTTTGTAAAGAAAGGCTTCAGGCCTTATATGGCGACGCTTGGTATTTCCGCATCGATGACATATGTGGTAAACCTCGAACAAGAGGTGCCTGCTGGACCCAGCGCTCCCCACTATGATATCGCCGGCATTCCACCAATTGATATAACCGTAGACTCAGTCCCGCGGGGTGCGAATGTCTCAATAGGTGGAGCGCATTACGGGACTACGCTGATTACTGTGGCTGACCTGCCTGCCAGTGACTATCCGATTGAGGTAACCCTTGAAGGCTATCAACCCAACAGCACAACCATGAAACCGTCTGGGCTGGCTAATGTGGTCAATGTTACCCTGAACCCTGAAATGAACGGGATGGATTGA
- a CDS encoding type I restriction-modification system subunit M, with the protein MKLAPELKSKIDTLWDRFWSGGMSNPLQSIEQMSYLIFMKRLEDMDVVEQKRARLRGVPYTSVFEDHEECRWSTWKHYPAEQMLEHVRDVVFPFIKSLHNGEKTLFARQMQDAVFIIPKPSLLQEAVAIIDDMDITAQNRDTQGDIYEYLLSQLSTAGKNGQFRTPRHIIRMIVGLVDPDITDRICDPACGTAGFLINAYEYIIRKYTSPDLLEIDSEGEYRNLIGDNITDQKHWEKLWNDTFYGFDFDSTMARISLMNLMLHGIKAPRVELKDTLSKRYDEEERYTVVLANPPFKGSIDKSDINDALTLKTKKTELLFVERMIQLLTIGGKCGVIVPDGVLFGSSRAHKGLRRMLLEENQLEGIVSMPSGVFKPYAGVSTAVLIFTKGGKTEKVWFYDMEADGYSLDDKRTFIDGRGDIPDIIEQFRKRREADPTDRKAKCFYVPVEEIRENNYDLSISRYKEIEYEEVEYDPPEVIIGKIEDLEREILENLSELKALLGRG; encoded by the coding sequence ATGAAACTCGCTCCCGAACTCAAATCAAAGATCGACACCCTCTGGGACCGCTTCTGGAGCGGCGGGATGTCAAACCCGCTCCAGTCCATCGAGCAGATGTCCTACCTCATCTTCATGAAGCGGCTTGAGGACATGGATGTCGTCGAGCAGAAACGTGCACGGCTGCGGGGGGTGCCGTATACCTCTGTCTTCGAGGACCACGAGGAGTGCCGGTGGTCGACCTGGAAGCACTACCCCGCCGAGCAGATGCTTGAGCATGTCCGGGACGTGGTCTTCCCCTTCATCAAGTCGCTCCACAACGGGGAGAAGACGCTCTTTGCCCGGCAGATGCAGGACGCCGTCTTCATCATCCCGAAACCTTCCCTCCTCCAGGAAGCGGTCGCCATCATCGACGATATGGACATCACCGCACAGAACCGCGACACCCAGGGCGACATCTACGAGTATCTCCTCTCCCAGCTCTCCACCGCCGGGAAGAACGGACAGTTCCGCACCCCCCGCCACATCATCAGGATGATCGTGGGACTGGTCGACCCCGATATCACCGACCGGATCTGCGACCCTGCGTGCGGCACGGCCGGCTTCCTTATCAACGCCTACGAGTATATCATCAGGAAGTACACAAGCCCCGACCTCCTAGAGATCGATAGCGAGGGCGAGTACCGCAACCTCATCGGCGACAACATCACCGACCAGAAACATTGGGAGAAACTCTGGAACGATACCTTCTACGGATTCGACTTCGACTCCACGATGGCCCGGATATCGCTCATGAACCTGATGCTCCACGGCATCAAGGCCCCCCGCGTCGAACTCAAGGACACCCTCTCCAAACGTTACGATGAAGAGGAGCGCTATACCGTTGTCCTTGCCAACCCGCCCTTCAAGGGCAGCATCGACAAGAGCGACATCAACGATGCCCTGACCCTCAAGACGAAGAAGACCGAACTGCTCTTCGTCGAGCGGATGATCCAGCTCCTGACGATAGGCGGGAAATGCGGCGTTATCGTGCCCGACGGCGTGCTCTTTGGGAGTTCCAGGGCGCACAAGGGGCTCCGCCGGATGCTCCTCGAAGAGAACCAACTCGAAGGCATCGTCTCCATGCCCTCCGGCGTCTTCAAGCCCTACGCAGGCGTCTCGACCGCTGTTTTGATCTTCACGAAGGGCGGGAAGACCGAGAAGGTCTGGTTCTATGACATGGAGGCGGACGGCTACTCGCTCGATGACAAGAGGACCTTCATCGACGGCAGGGGCGACATCCCCGATATCATCGAGCAGTTCCGGAAGCGGCGGGAGGCAGACCCGACCGACCGGAAGGCGAAGTGCTTCTATGTGCCGGTCGAGGAGATCCGGGAGAACAACTACGACCTTTCGATCTCCCGGTACAAAGAGATCGAGTATGAGGAGGTGGAGTATGATCCGCCGGAGGTTATCATCGGAAAGATTGAGGATCTGGAGAGGGAGATCCTGGAGAATTTGAGTGAGTTGAAGGCGTTGTTGGGGAGGGGGTAG